From the genome of Marixanthomonas ophiurae, one region includes:
- a CDS encoding ribonucleotide-diphosphate reductase subunit beta: protein MSAVEPILQENKDRFVIFPIQHHDIWDWYKKSEASFWTAEEIDLHQDLSDWNDKLNKDEKYFIKHILAFFAASDGIVNENLAENFVSEVQYSEAKFFYGFQIMMENIHSETYSLLIDTYVKNEEEKDKLFNAIENFPAIKKKADWALKWIESDSFAERLIAFAAVEGIFFSGSFCSLFWLKKRGLMPGLTFSNELISRDEGVHCDFAVHLHNHHLVNKVPKERIREILVDALNIEREFITESLPASLIGMNSKLMTQYLEFVTDRLLVELECEKEYNATNPFDFMDMISLQGKTNFFEKRVSEYQKAGVTNKDKESNKISFDADF from the coding sequence ATGAGCGCAGTAGAACCGATTTTGCAAGAAAACAAAGATAGATTTGTAATTTTTCCAATTCAGCACCACGATATTTGGGATTGGTATAAAAAAAGTGAAGCAAGTTTTTGGACTGCGGAAGAAATAGATTTACATCAAGATCTTAGTGATTGGAATGACAAACTAAATAAGGATGAAAAATATTTCATAAAACATATTCTTGCCTTTTTTGCTGCTTCAGATGGAATTGTAAATGAAAATCTTGCCGAAAATTTTGTGAGTGAAGTACAGTATTCCGAAGCAAAGTTCTTTTACGGTTTCCAAATTATGATGGAAAACATTCATAGTGAAACCTACTCATTGCTAATTGACACTTACGTTAAAAACGAAGAGGAAAAAGACAAACTCTTTAATGCAATAGAAAACTTCCCAGCTATTAAAAAGAAAGCAGATTGGGCCTTAAAATGGATTGAATCGGACTCGTTTGCAGAACGTCTTATCGCTTTTGCAGCTGTTGAAGGTATTTTCTTTTCAGGTTCGTTTTGCTCACTATTCTGGTTGAAAAAACGTGGTTTAATGCCAGGTTTGACTTTCTCTAACGAGTTAATTTCTCGTGATGAAGGCGTGCACTGCGATTTTGCTGTTCACCTTCACAATCACCATTTAGTAAATAAAGTACCAAAAGAACGCATTCGTGAAATACTTGTCGATGCGCTTAACATAGAACGTGAATTTATTACCGAATCTCTTCCCGCAAGTCTTATTGGGATGAATTCAAAACTAATGACACAATACCTAGAATTCGTAACAGACCGTTTATTGGTTGAGCTTGAGTGCGAAAAAGAATATAACGCCACCAATCCATTCGACTTTATGGATATGATATCCCTACAAGGAAAGACGAACTTCTTCGAAAAACGTGTTTCTGAATACCAAAAAGCGGGTGTTACCAATAAAGACAAAGAATCTAACAAAATCAGCTTCGACGCAGATTTTTAA
- a CDS encoding RNA polymerase sigma factor: protein MIEDQHLIKKLKQKNLKTLDKVYLTYKEEFFLFARTFSISEEDIADVYQETVICFYENIQKGKLNKLTSSLKTYLFAIGKFKIYRQIKKNKLSYEDDLIIHSDEEIKIFEVEVSNKRQKVLKEAFNYLGKKCKKVLELYYYEGLTLDEIQNFLNYSSKDVLKSQKSRCLKQLKELVKKRDE from the coding sequence ATGATTGAAGACCAACATTTAATAAAGAAACTCAAGCAAAAAAACTTAAAAACCTTAGACAAGGTTTACCTTACTTATAAAGAAGAGTTTTTCTTGTTTGCCAGAACGTTTTCAATTTCAGAAGAAGATATAGCAGATGTATATCAAGAGACCGTTATTTGTTTTTATGAAAATATTCAAAAAGGGAAACTCAACAAATTGACAAGCTCCTTAAAAACGTATTTATTTGCTATTGGGAAGTTTAAGATTTATAGGCAAATCAAAAAAAATAAATTGAGTTACGAGGATGACCTAATTATTCATTCCGACGAAGAGATAAAAATCTTTGAAGTAGAAGTAAGCAATAAACGCCAGAAAGTATTAAAGGAAGCTTTTAACTATTTAGGGAAAAAATGTAAAAAAGTATTGGAGCTTTATTATTACGAAGGCTTGACTTTAGATGAAATACAAAACTTTTTAAATTATAGCTCTAAAGATGTGTTGAAAAGTCAAAAATCAAGATGCTTAAAGCAATTAAAAGAACTTGTGAAAAAGAGAGATGAATAA
- a CDS encoding tetratricopeptide repeat protein produces MNKEELIAHYFNGQISKDDFLQLKTLLEEDSEFKKEFYAQLEVQQTISGEKSAPLKERLKKLDQESAPKTKWYFYAAAIVILIAIGSFFYNTQPDYQDLYAKNFEAYPNVIAPTVRGNETPKKDKMELTFHYYDNKEYAKAAELFKTLYKETNEDYAFFYQSVSLMAAGETNKAIIALEQHNWNEPIDYQTITQWYVGLGYLKLENKEKAKLHLKKVTVSGKPLAKQAKEILQKIE; encoded by the coding sequence ATGAATAAGGAAGAATTAATAGCGCACTATTTTAACGGGCAGATTTCCAAGGATGACTTTTTACAGTTAAAAACGTTACTGGAAGAGGACAGCGAGTTCAAGAAAGAATTTTACGCCCAGCTGGAAGTGCAGCAGACTATTTCTGGAGAAAAAAGTGCTCCTTTAAAAGAGCGGCTTAAAAAACTGGACCAAGAGTCTGCACCAAAAACCAAATGGTATTTTTATGCGGCTGCTATTGTCATACTTATTGCTATTGGTTCTTTTTTTTACAATACGCAACCAGATTATCAAGATCTGTACGCCAAAAACTTTGAAGCATACCCCAATGTAATAGCCCCTACAGTTCGCGGCAATGAAACCCCGAAGAAAGATAAAATGGAGTTGACCTTTCATTATTATGACAACAAGGAGTATGCTAAAGCTGCAGAGTTATTTAAAACACTTTATAAAGAAACCAATGAGGATTATGCCTTTTTTTACCAGTCGGTAAGTTTAATGGCAGCAGGAGAAACTAATAAAGCTATCATTGCCTTAGAACAACATAACTGGAATGAACCAATAGACTACCAAACCATTACACAATGGTATGTAGGCCTAGGTTATTTGAAACTGGAAAATAAGGAAAAAGCCAAATTACATTTAAAAAAAGTAACCGTTTCAGGCAAACCCCTTGCTAAACAAGCAAAAGAAATCCTACAAAAAATAGAATAA
- a CDS encoding T9SS type A sorting domain-containing protein: MKHAITLISILLISITGFSQIDRTVLSNQIVPAEVERTPELEQLFAEAKVLETTGTAAEINANRLAIKEAWMAVSPEIAALYKPVDNGGALPETMENLAINGIYFPDVIKERDAVPQIRDWDTDRLLLDEFVDGGVDIEVTQNGDIYISAFQNNIEFGGDFDIIFIYRSLDGGQTFQQWQAANVTAPMRKMQIISMDGDGDDYLLAYLYTESGNFQVWRWNMDNGNFDAQVISGDVSDFSVDRNYPVATNAQQVFATYQKMTTCTEVHSARSTVGSYGFDWVDEVSESNTCGEQVDFTYGLNGVVYTTYTGATSGSLYANVNSDYNDPTSWGARETIELGGGQETINPTIAAARNSLASDKVIIWASQRDAGTSDSFDGIGYLRENEGTYALFSNFASGGSNWNIAHTDSWVRKVNGTEVIRTAYVRDNIDNSENDLNRSLTFNGTGFDIFEQVADTDIDVFDGFPSATAETDDQLPCMAFAGTSGGGSFGYGLYFDAKTEILGTQDNIIEGLSYYPNPANEVLNIHAENNIDTIALYSLLGQEVLKAYPDNREFIVNTASLTSGIYVMEIRVNGQTETYKIIKE; this comes from the coding sequence ATGAAACATGCAATTACATTAATCAGTATCCTGTTAATAAGTATTACAGGATTTTCGCAAATAGATAGGACAGTCCTATCAAACCAGATTGTTCCTGCGGAGGTAGAACGCACCCCAGAACTCGAGCAGTTATTTGCCGAAGCCAAGGTGTTGGAAACAACCGGAACGGCTGCAGAAATCAATGCCAATAGATTGGCAATCAAAGAAGCTTGGATGGCAGTCAGTCCTGAAATTGCGGCTTTGTACAAACCAGTCGATAATGGTGGGGCACTTCCTGAAACAATGGAAAATTTAGCAATCAATGGGATATACTTTCCGGATGTCATTAAAGAACGTGATGCTGTACCACAAATCCGTGATTGGGACACCGATAGGCTGTTACTGGATGAGTTTGTAGATGGTGGGGTCGATATTGAAGTAACCCAGAATGGGGACATCTATATTTCAGCCTTCCAGAACAACATTGAATTTGGAGGTGATTTTGACATCATTTTTATTTACAGATCCCTTGATGGAGGACAAACCTTTCAGCAATGGCAGGCAGCTAATGTTACTGCCCCTATGCGTAAAATGCAGATTATATCCATGGATGGGGATGGCGACGATTATTTGTTGGCATATTTATATACGGAAAGTGGGAACTTTCAAGTTTGGCGATGGAATATGGACAATGGCAATTTTGATGCTCAGGTTATTTCCGGGGACGTTTCAGATTTTAGTGTGGACAGAAACTATCCAGTTGCTACCAATGCCCAACAGGTGTTTGCTACCTACCAGAAAATGACGACCTGTACCGAAGTGCATTCTGCTCGAAGCACAGTTGGGAGCTATGGGTTTGATTGGGTAGATGAAGTATCCGAAAGTAATACTTGTGGCGAACAAGTGGATTTTACCTATGGTCTTAATGGGGTTGTTTATACCACCTATACTGGCGCTACTTCAGGAAGTTTATATGCAAATGTAAACTCTGATTATAATGACCCTACTTCGTGGGGTGCCAGAGAAACCATAGAATTGGGAGGGGGCCAAGAAACAATCAACCCTACCATTGCTGCTGCCCGAAATAGTTTGGCAAGCGACAAAGTGATTATCTGGGCTTCACAACGTGATGCAGGGACATCAGACTCTTTTGATGGTATTGGTTATCTGCGTGAAAATGAAGGGACTTATGCCTTGTTCTCCAACTTTGCCTCTGGAGGCAGCAATTGGAACATAGCACATACCGATTCTTGGGTGCGTAAAGTAAACGGAACAGAGGTAATCCGTACAGCATATGTAAGGGACAACATTGACAATAGTGAAAATGATCTCAACAGGTCCTTGACATTTAACGGTACCGGTTTTGATATTTTCGAACAGGTTGCCGATACAGATATTGACGTTTTTGATGGGTTCCCTTCAGCAACTGCCGAAACTGATGACCAATTACCCTGTATGGCTTTTGCAGGGACCAGTGGAGGCGGTAGTTTTGGTTATGGCCTATATTTCGATGCTAAGACAGAGATATTAGGTACTCAAGACAATATTATAGAGGGGTTGTCGTATTACCCAAACCCTGCCAATGAGGTTTTAAACATTCACGCAGAAAATAATATAGACACCATTGCCTTATATTCACTTTTAGGGCAGGAAGTCTTAAAAGCTTACCCTGATAATCGTGAGTTTATAGTTAACACTGCATCTTTAACATCGGGCATATATGTTATGGAAATAAGAGTAAATGGTCAAACAGAAACGTATAAAATTATAAAAGAGTAA
- a CDS encoding fibronectin type III domain-containing protein, which yields MKYLKSTLLALLVVSVFSCSKDDDSPNPGNQAPDSFNLITVPDGSTDVDLNPTFSWEPAIDPDGDAVSYDVYLDTENPPTTAVASNLSDITYIPQDNLNSGDTYYWAVVAKDGNQGETLSNVASFTTVNQSGPIVLSCDSFQRNNADAISLLENGSSDVDYIIDCVASVELDLKIEPGVVIEFADGAGMIIRDDGSLNAIGTQNEPIALSAITKAKGAWKGILSGSESVKNQFDYVNIEYAGDGGLTSNSEPASLILGATAYFRLNNVSIENSLNYGIAATSYNYNVEINNSTITNCSIPIFTNVITAGNISGGNFTGNATDVIRLVSGSGANVMDVSTTWKELGVPYRMASNLVINNGAKFTIEPGVVIEFEDTKGIEIDKLFDEGSAIIAEGTPTNPITFTGVTKVPGAWKAISVRRTTSVQNKIDNVLIEYAGGAGAGGAIEMWVDPVLTVTNTTFKDIDACALYNRYGSTNPNLTESNNTLVNVNGGYMCHD from the coding sequence ATGAAATATTTAAAATCAACGCTTTTAGCCCTTTTGGTAGTAAGTGTATTCTCATGTAGTAAAGACGACGACAGTCCAAATCCGGGCAATCAGGCGCCTGACAGTTTTAACCTGATAACAGTGCCGGATGGTTCTACCGATGTAGATTTAAACCCCACTTTTTCTTGGGAACCCGCAATAGATCCTGATGGCGATGCCGTAAGTTATGATGTATATCTTGATACTGAAAATCCACCTACCACAGCAGTTGCTTCAAATTTAAGTGACATTACTTATATCCCGCAGGATAATTTAAATTCTGGTGATACTTATTATTGGGCGGTAGTAGCCAAAGATGGAAATCAAGGAGAGACCTTGAGCAATGTTGCTTCATTTACGACTGTGAATCAGTCAGGTCCTATTGTATTGAGTTGCGACTCTTTTCAAAGGAACAATGCTGATGCCATTTCTTTACTTGAAAACGGAAGCAGCGACGTAGATTATATTATTGACTGTGTAGCTTCGGTGGAATTGGATCTAAAAATTGAACCAGGAGTGGTTATTGAGTTTGCTGATGGCGCAGGAATGATAATTAGAGACGATGGGTCATTAAATGCTATTGGAACCCAAAATGAACCCATAGCCCTAAGTGCAATTACTAAGGCAAAGGGAGCTTGGAAAGGAATCCTCTCTGGCAGTGAAAGTGTTAAAAACCAATTTGACTATGTAAATATTGAATATGCTGGTGATGGTGGCTTAACAAGTAATAGTGAACCAGCAAGTTTAATTTTAGGGGCAACTGCTTATTTTAGACTAAATAATGTAAGTATTGAAAATAGCTTAAATTATGGTATAGCCGCTACATCGTATAATTATAATGTGGAAATTAATAATAGTACTATAACTAATTGTAGTATACCAATATTTACCAATGTCATTACAGCAGGCAATATTTCTGGAGGAAATTTTACGGGGAATGCCACGGATGTCATAAGGTTAGTTAGTGGTTCGGGAGCGAATGTCATGGACGTTTCAACTACTTGGAAGGAATTAGGAGTTCCTTATAGAATGGCTAGTAATCTAGTTATAAATAATGGAGCTAAGTTTACCATAGAACCTGGTGTTGTTATCGAATTTGAAGACACAAAAGGTATTGAAATAGATAAACTTTTTGATGAAGGCAGTGCTATAATTGCGGAGGGAACACCTACAAACCCAATTACTTTTACAGGGGTCACTAAAGTTCCAGGTGCTTGGAAAGCAATTTCCGTTCGCCGAACTACTTCTGTCCAAAATAAAATAGATAATGTTTTAATTGAATATGCTGGCGGTGCAGGAGCAGGTGGTGCTATCGAAATGTGGGTAGATCCAGTGTTAACTGTTACGAACACAACTTTTAAAGATATTGATGCTTGCGCATTATATAACCGTTATGGTTCAACAAATCCAAACCTTACTGAAAGTAATAATACTTTAGTAAATGTAAACGGTGGCTATATGTGTCATGATTAA
- a CDS encoding T9SS type A sorting domain-containing protein, whose protein sequence is MKTIFTILSVLLFTVAMAQDKVFVHTATTGNITSDATELDHPDLNGNPSAMIMVTHNLNYGGVQYNNHVTGTYYNTGTSKWMLYNENSNPMAEGSSYNIYIIDGGEGDGVVASGTEYRVRVNNPSINGNPDAIILYANYYNTFQVRNDNNYGVYYDNGDDYWYVYNESTDDNIPAQAAFDLLIGEGTGGATAFKHTATTGNITANYTVIDHPSLNGKPEAYPVITHNWGSSGDLSNILLDRTLGVWYNGNQWTIYTEDSSTMPENALFNVYVADEPLGVENEIVAEITSYPNPTAGEVTFGSKEVISNISIYNLLGQEVKQITGNNSNNFTIDISGLSAGNYIAKVQAGKAVESIKLIKQ, encoded by the coding sequence ATGAAAACAATATTTACAATTTTAAGTGTGCTACTCTTTACAGTGGCAATGGCACAGGACAAAGTTTTTGTGCACACGGCAACAACAGGCAATATTACTAGTGATGCCACCGAATTGGACCATCCCGACCTCAACGGCAATCCCAGTGCTATGATTATGGTTACGCATAACCTTAACTATGGTGGAGTACAGTACAATAACCATGTAACGGGTACCTATTATAACACTGGTACATCTAAATGGATGTTGTATAATGAAAATAGTAATCCTATGGCAGAAGGCTCGTCTTACAATATTTATATCATTGATGGTGGTGAAGGGGATGGCGTAGTGGCGTCTGGAACTGAGTATAGAGTTAGAGTGAATAACCCGAGCATTAATGGTAACCCAGATGCCATAATTCTATATGCTAACTATTACAATACTTTTCAAGTACGCAACGATAATAATTACGGGGTGTATTACGATAATGGTGATGATTATTGGTATGTATATAATGAATCTACGGATGATAATATTCCCGCTCAAGCTGCTTTTGATCTTTTGATTGGTGAAGGAACAGGCGGTGCCACGGCATTTAAACATACAGCAACAACTGGAAACATAACCGCCAATTACACGGTAATAGACCACCCGAGCCTAAACGGAAAACCAGAAGCGTATCCCGTGATTACCCATAACTGGGGGTCTTCTGGAGATCTTAGTAACATACTATTGGATCGTACCCTTGGTGTTTGGTACAATGGTAACCAGTGGACTATTTACACCGAAGACAGCTCGACAATGCCAGAAAATGCACTGTTTAATGTGTATGTTGCCGATGAACCATTAGGTGTTGAGAACGAAATCGTAGCTGAAATAACATCATACCCAAACCCGACAGCGGGAGAAGTTACTTTCGGTTCAAAAGAAGTAATTTCAAATATTAGTATTTACAATTTACTGGGGCAAGAAGTAAAACAAATCACCGGAAATAATAGTAATAACTTTACTATAGATATATCAGGACTTTCAGCAGGCAACTATATAGCCAAAGTCCAGGCCGGGAAAGCAGTTGAATCTATTAAACTAATCAAACAATAA
- a CDS encoding T9SS type A sorting domain-containing protein: MKTTTILKQMILLWALYFSISINAQDVYVAGAENNGTTDVATLWKNGASQSLTDGSKRAAAFSVFVSGDDVYASGYEDNGNYYVAMLWKNGSPQILTDGSNDATATSIYVSGNDVYAAGYENNGTANVANLWKNGTPQNLTDGSNSAAAYSVYVSGSDVYVAGYENNGSKDVAMLWKNGTPQALTDGSKGAGAQSVFVFGSDVYVAGYEDNGINVLAKLWKNGTPQILTNGSGNAFANSVYVSGTDVYVAGSDNNGTNQVATLWKNGTPQTLTDGSNNASAQSAYVSGSNVFVAGQENNATNALAKLWKNGTPQILTDGSSDAIALSVFVDDGQLGVENNAVSENKIALYPNPVQDVLHLDTKGGTIQKVSLLSITGQRLETWEGKSEINMAPFASGSYFVEITTDGDRTLVKQVIKK, from the coding sequence ATGAAAACGACTACTATTTTAAAACAAATGATCTTGCTATGGGCTTTATACTTTAGCATAAGTATCAACGCACAGGATGTTTATGTGGCGGGAGCTGAAAACAATGGTACAACCGATGTAGCCACGCTCTGGAAAAACGGTGCATCACAAAGCCTGACAGATGGTTCAAAACGTGCCGCTGCTTTTTCGGTCTTTGTTTCAGGTGATGATGTTTATGCGTCAGGTTATGAAGATAATGGTAATTATTATGTGGCTATGCTGTGGAAAAACGGATCGCCCCAAATCTTGACCGATGGTTCTAACGATGCCACTGCTACCTCTATATATGTTTCTGGCAACGATGTTTATGCAGCAGGCTATGAAAACAACGGCACGGCAAATGTGGCCAATCTTTGGAAAAATGGCACGCCTCAAAACTTGACAGATGGTTCAAATAGTGCCGCTGCCTATTCAGTGTATGTTTCTGGCAGCGATGTCTATGTAGCCGGGTATGAAAATAATGGCTCAAAAGACGTGGCCATGCTGTGGAAGAATGGCACACCACAAGCCCTAACCGATGGTTCGAAAGGCGCCGGTGCCCAGTCGGTCTTTGTTTTTGGTAGTGATGTTTATGTAGCTGGCTATGAAGATAACGGCATAAATGTTTTGGCCAAACTATGGAAAAATGGAACTCCACAAATCTTAACCAATGGTTCAGGCAATGCCTTTGCCAATTCTGTCTACGTTTCTGGGACTGATGTGTATGTCGCAGGCAGTGATAATAATGGAACAAATCAAGTGGCCACGCTTTGGAAAAACGGTACACCACAAACCCTAACCGATGGTTCGAACAATGCCAGTGCCCAGTCGGCCTATGTTTCTGGTAGTAATGTGTTTGTGGCAGGACAAGAAAACAATGCTACAAATGCTTTGGCCAAGCTATGGAAAAACGGCACCCCGCAAATCCTGACTGATGGTTCAAGCGATGCCATTGCCTTATCGGTATTTGTGGACGATGGCCAGTTGGGTGTTGAAAACAACGCGGTATCGGAAAACAAAATAGCCCTGTACCCAAATCCCGTACAAGATGTTTTGCACTTAGATACTAAAGGCGGTACCATTCAAAAAGTTTCCCTTCTTTCAATTACCGGTCAGCGTTTAGAAACCTGGGAAGGGAAATCTGAAATCAATATGGCTCCATTTGCATCTGGAAGTTATTTTGTAGAGATCACTACCGATGGTGACCGCACCTTGGTTAAGCAAGTGATTAAAAAGTAG
- a CDS encoding outer membrane protein: MKTKKLFFATLLFFAGFMVSQAQIDTRIGAELAYGTEIENLGIGANAEFGVLDNLSISPSFIYYLPKEESFITVNWWEINGNVNYYFLQDEGFQVYGLGGLNYTNISVDADIDFGEFGNFSSDTSDGRFGLNLGAGANLDLDSNIMPFAELKYVIIDGGQLVLAAGVKFNI, from the coding sequence ATGAAAACAAAAAAATTATTTTTCGCCACCCTATTATTTTTTGCAGGCTTTATGGTCTCGCAGGCTCAAATCGATACCCGTATTGGCGCTGAACTCGCCTACGGTACCGAAATTGAAAACCTCGGGATTGGAGCCAATGCAGAATTTGGCGTGCTGGACAACCTTAGTATCTCACCGAGCTTTATCTATTACTTGCCAAAAGAAGAAAGCTTTATTACGGTAAACTGGTGGGAAATCAACGGAAACGTAAATTATTATTTCTTACAAGACGAAGGCTTTCAGGTGTATGGCCTTGGAGGTCTTAATTACACTAATATTAGTGTAGATGCAGATATCGATTTTGGGGAATTTGGTAACTTTTCCAGCGATACCTCCGATGGACGGTTTGGCCTTAACCTAGGTGCTGGAGCCAATCTGGATTTGGATAGTAACATTATGCCTTTTGCAGAATTAAAGTACGTAATAATAGATGGCGGACAGCTTGTGCTGGCAGCCGGTGTTAAATTCAACATTTAA